A window from Neodiprion fabricii isolate iyNeoFabr1 chromosome 2, iyNeoFabr1.1, whole genome shotgun sequence encodes these proteins:
- the LOC124176658 gene encoding cysteine dioxygenase type 1, translated as MQAVQEPLRIGVAAVEINNNQQLQIAKGRANQESHFPMFTKSPKHQVLTLQELIGELHQAFATDLVDIDHVQELMASYKSNPADWRRYAKFDRHRYTRNLVDAGNGKFNLIVLCWGEGHGSAIHDHANAHCVMKVLQGELAEVRYAWPHEKQLDANNPTKEPAAIYEIERNTCGQNSICYINDSLGLHRVENPSTVNPAVSLHLYSPPFTTCSVFNKQTGQRTACKVTFWSKFGERRNRVIQEERDPEDN; from the exons ATGCAAGCGGTGCAGGAACCTTTGAGAATTGGCGTTGCCGCTGTGGAGATCAACAATAACCAGCAACTGCAGATCGCCAAAGGCAGGGCGAATCAGGAGTCGCACTTTCCAATGTTTACAAAATCACCGAAACACCAAGTTTTGACTCTTCAAGAACTCATCGGCGAGTTGCATCAAGCCTTCGCCACCGATCTTGTGGACATCGATCATGTCCAGGAACTGATGGCTTCGTACAAAAGCAATCCTGCGGACTGGCGGAGATATGCTAAATTCGATAGACACAG GTATACAAGAAACTTAGTTGACGCAGGAAATGGGAAATTCAACCTCATCGTCCTCTGTTGGGGCGAAGGCCATGGATCCGCCATTCACGACCACGCGAATGCTCATTGTGTGATGAAAGTCCTTCAGGGCGAACTAGCCGAG gtaCGATACGCCTGGCCGCACGAAAAGCAACTCGATGCTAACAACCCGACCAAAGAGCCAGCGGCTATTTATGAGATCGAAAGAAACACATGTGGCCAAAACTCTATCTGTTACATTAACG ATTCTCTTGGATTACATCGTGTCGAAAATCCCAGTACCGTGAATCCTGCGGTATCCCTCCACTTATACTCACCACCGTTTACGACGTGTTCGGTGTTCAACAAGCAAACAGGACAGCGAACGGCCTGCAAAGTAACCTTCTGGTCAAAATTCGGAGAACGTCGCAACCGG GTAATTCAAGAAGAGAGGGATCCCGAAGACAATTGA
- the LOC124176659 gene encoding dynein axonemal assembly factor 6 — protein MDGCFSFNDIKSLQQLIAPPTNNDSDSEDDLPQAGARKLGPGDIGKRESGNLEHSGPHAALKGEGDDIWHSSEVAAAPAAAEIFDPREVPEYEMKFKQAVSTEDVFLGMNGKTPGTASCEWLTVIVKLPGEPREKVELSVESELIDIRSPRYRLHLPTPHTTDPHNSTAKWHTESSTLEITLKLTREMDLINF, from the exons ATGGACGGCTGCTTCTCTTTTAACGACATCAAGTCCTTACAACAACTCATTGCACCCCCCACAAACAATGACTCCGATTCAGAAGACGATTTACCACAAGCTGGTGCTCGGAAATTGG GGCCCGGAGATATTGGTAAAAGAGAATCGGGGAACCTCGAACATAGTGGGCCTCATGCCGCGCTAAAGGGGGAAGGTGATGATATCTGGCATTCCTCAGAAGTTGCCGCAGCCCCAGCTGCCgctgaaattttcgatccTCGGGAAGTTCCAGAGTACGAAATGAAGTTCAAGCAGGCTGTATCCACGGAAGATGTTTTTCTCGGG ATGAACGGCAAAACTCCGGGAACGGCTTCTTGTGAATGGTTAACGGTCATCGTGAAACTACCTGGCGAACCGCGAGAAAAGGTAGAATTGAGCGTCGAATCAGAGCTCATTGACATCCGGAGCCCAAG GTATCGTCTACATTTGCCAACTCCGCATACGACTGACCCGCACAATTCTACCGCCAAATGGCACACTGAGTCGTCGACTCTAGAAATAACTTTAAAACTGACCAGAGAAATGGACCTAATCAATTTCTAG